The window CCAGCGACGGATGCCGTGTTGCCAGCACTGAATCAGGTGTGCCGTGAGTTGTTCGGAAGCGCCAATCACAAGCCACTCCGTGGCAAATCGAAGCCCGCGTGCGAACCGCCGCTCCCCGTCTCCGTGAATTCAATTCAGACTTCACGGATTCGAACGCGGAATGGCGATCCGTCCGAACGGACATTCGTAGCATTACCTCGATATTCTATCGACAGGCAGGTTGAGGGGTCAAACATGATGGGATCGGAAGCAGGGCCTTTCCGGGGCAAACCCGGTCCGAAATTCTTGTGCGAACCATCCACACGGAGTAAGGTCCATCTCGCTTTTCTTGCCGCCCGCGCGGCTACCCATCGACCGCAGCGGAGCATCTGGATAATCAGGGACTCGGTTCCGACTGGGCCGTTCCCGGGGAAGATTCGACATGACATCGATCAACGAGATATCACCCGGCATCCATCGGATCAGCATCCTCTACCCCGAGATCAACCTGCAATTCAATCACTTCCTGGTGGTTGATGAGGAGCCACTGCTCTACCACACCGGTATGCGGCGCATGTTTCCGGAGGTGCTGGAAGCGGTGCGACATGTGATCGACCCCGCCACGCTCCGCTGGATCGGGTTCGGCCACTTCGAAGTGGACGAATGCGGTTCGCTCAATGAGTGGCTTAAGGTTGCACCGCAGGCACAGGCTGTTTCGGGTGTGGTCGGATCACTGGTGAATCTCAACGACTACGCCGACCGTCCGCCTCGAGTGCTAACGCCGGACGACACGCTGGTCACCGGCGCTTTCCGCTTCAGACACCAGCCAACGCCGCACCTGCCGCACGGATGGGACGCAGGCGTGCTTTTCGAGGAGACGCAGCGCGTGTTGTTCTGTGGCGATCTGTTCACGCACAACGGCGACGTAGAACCTCTGACCGATTCGGATGTTCTCGGGCGAACGCGCGAGTCGCTCGCCGCATTTCAGGCCGGGCCGCTGATGGACTACATGCCCTATACACCGAACACGCGCCCCCTGCTGGAGGGACTGGCCGCGCTTCGCCCCAAAACGCTGGCGATCATGCACGGCAGCTCGTACCGAGGTGACTGCGCGGGGGCCCTTCTCGACTTGGACGGCGTGATGAAGGAGATGCTCGGATCGCCGACGCACCGATGAGCATCCTCGGCAAACCGCGGAATGCCATTCCGCGCGGCTCACCTGCACGGCATCCGCCTGAAGTTCCCCGCCGTATCGAGTTTCCTGTGCGAACCGTTCTGTCGGCAGACTGTCGCGCCGAATCCCCGATCGACCGAGCGCCCCGGTGAGCGCGTCGACGGGCTTTCTCGTTGAGCAAACCGGACCAGCACGATCGAGGATGGATTTTTAAGAGCGGTCTTGGCTTGAGCATCTTCGGCGATTTCTCGTCTGGCTCGGGCTTTCACGGATGGCGTCGTGTTCGAGCAAAGTTTGTGTTTCGACTTTTCTCGACGGCGCTCAGCCTGTCCACGGCATCGGTATTTTGCGGCGCCGGTCGAGAAGTCGTGGGTAAATTCGAGTTCGACACCCTATGCCGAGATTATGCTCCGATGTAACGAGTCTTGAACGCGACTTCGCGGACCGCGCCCCGGTATACGTCAAGCCGATAACATCTTGCGCCGAGCCTGGAGCCGATACACGCGTGAATTCTCACGCCGATGTAGTGAATGGCCGCCCAGTCATCCGCGGCGACCCCCGCTGCCAGTCCGTCCCGCAACAGCTGGTGATAAGTCGGCCGACGGTCCTTCTCGCCATCGTAGTGCGGACACGCGCTACCGCGAAGGAATCCGAGTCCGTCGCGGATCGCCGAAAGCGGTCGCCCGAACGAGTCGGTCACCCCGCTCTCAAACCAGCACAACATCCCCGCGCTCACTCCGGTGAGCACGATTCCGCGTCGCCACGCCTCGCCCAACACACGATCAACTCCATGGGCGCGCCAAACGGCCAGCATGTTCGCCGTGTTGCCTCCACCCACGTAGATCACGTCCTGCGACAGCAGAAACTCGCGGATATCGTTTCGCGGCACGCCGAAAAGCCGAAGATGCGACGCCTCCGCGCGCTTCGCCGGAAACGCTTCGTGAAATCTCACTATGTTATCGCGATTGTCACCTCCGGCAGTCGGCAGAAAGCAGATGCGCGGCCGGCGCTTTCGCGCGAGTGACAATGTGTAATCGTCCAACGGGCAGTCCCCGGCAGCCATGAGGAATCCGCCCCCTCCCATTGCGACAATCTGCCTTTTCGCCATTGTCCTATTCTACTGTTGCACGTCCCCTTTCAAGCAAGGCGAGTTCGCTTTGTTTGGGAGTCCGAAGGCGAAATGTGCGGGTGTCACCCATGCTCCAGTTCGTCGCAGACTTCGTCGCGGATGACGGCGGGGCTACGTAGCGCGGCTTTTCTCAATCAAAATTCTGCATCGTGGAGGGAGCCTTGACAAAAAAAATTGTCAAGGCTAATCTAGTCGTCATGGTGAACCTGCGAGTCATCGACGATCCGGCGTCTGCCAGCGTGGCCTTAGATCCGATGCGCAGTCGACTTCTCGCGGAACTGCGCAAGCCGGCATCCGCAGCGACGCTCGCCACCCGAATCGGGCTCGCACGACAGAAGGTGAACTATCATCTTCGAACTCTGGAACAACACGGATTGATTCGGGTGGTCAGTAAGAAGCGCTGGGGCGGACTGACAGAGCGACACCTTGTGGCGACAGCCTCATCGTATGTCGTTTCGCCGGCCGCGCTCGGGCCTGTCGCGGCGGATCCGGCACAGGAAGTGGATGGAAAGGGAATGGATCGACTATCCGCGAGCTATCTCGTGGCACTGGCGGCCCGAGTGATTCGCGAGATCGGACATTTGTTTCGCAAGTCCGAAGAGCTCAACAAGCGCCTTGCGACGCTCTCCATCGACACCGAGGTGAGATTCCGGTCCGCCGTAGACCGCGCCGCCTTCAGCCGTGAACTGACCGACGCGGTCGCCGAGTTGGTCTCGCGCTATCACGACGAATCCGCACCGGGCGGGCGTCGACATCGCCTCATGATCGGGGCGTATCCGAAACCCGAAGAATCCAAAGCAGAGGAATGAACATGAGCGTGAAGAAAGAGCAGTCCGGGCGCCGATCGGTGCAGGTTGAATTCGAAGTCCCGGGGACACCCGAGGAAGTCTGGAAGGCGATTGCCACCGGGCCCGGCATCTCGTCGTGGTTCGTTCCCACGCGCAGCGAGGAGCGCGCTGGAGGTGAAGTGGTGTGCACTTTCGGACCGGGCATGGACTCGTCGGCGACAATAACCGCTTGGGAGGCTCCCAGGCGTTTCACGACAGAAGGCGATATGGGAATGCCCGGCTCTCCCAGGGTGGCCACGGAGTGGTCAGTCGAAGCGCGCGCGGGCGGGAAGTGTCTGGTTCGCGTGGTGCACAGTCTGTTCGCCGACACTGACGACTGGGACAATCAGCTTGATGGTTTGGAGCAGGGCTGGCCGACCTACTTCCGCATCCTGCGAATGTATCTGGAGCGATTCAAGGGCATGCCCTGTTCGGCGATGCAGTTTGTGGGCATCTCCCGCGATTCCGAGGCGGAGGTCTGGACGAAGGCGGGCGGGGAACTGGGGCTTCTCGATCTTGCCGAAGGACAGAAGTGGAGCACGCCGGGCGGAATTCCAAAGATGGCCGGTGTGGTGGACTCGCTGGGGAAGGGTATGCACAAGCACACCGTGCTGCTTCGCCTCGACGCGCCCGCGCCCGGGTCCGCATACATCGGCGCGTTCTCCTGCGGCGGCATGGTGATGTTGTGCATAAGCGTGTATCTGTATGGTGACAAGGCCAAGGCAGCCGTTGGGCATGACGAACCGGCCTGGCAGACGTGGATGAGCGAGCGTTTCCCGGTGCCGCAGATGCAATAAGCCTGCCTTTGGTGCTACAGTTGCGTTTTACGTTTTCGCGTTTTGCAGTGACATCGTTTGGCGATGGCCTGGCGACTGCGCCTCCCGCTTGACCAGGTCCGCGCGCGGCGTCGTTCATTCGCGGCCAGATGATTTGGATCAGCAGGCGGCGAACGTCCGGTTCCGTCCGCGGAATGAGGTCCTCGCGCTTTTTGAGCGGGACCGCCTCGATGTCGATTTCGGCCCTTTCGTCAGTCGCCGCCAGCCCCCCTTCGGTCC is drawn from Phycisphaerae bacterium and contains these coding sequences:
- a CDS encoding SRPBCC domain-containing protein, with the translated sequence MSVKKEQSGRRSVQVEFEVPGTPEEVWKAIATGPGISSWFVPTRSEERAGGEVVCTFGPGMDSSATITAWEAPRRFTTEGDMGMPGSPRVATEWSVEARAGGKCLVRVVHSLFADTDDWDNQLDGLEQGWPTYFRILRMYLERFKGMPCSAMQFVGISRDSEAEVWTKAGGELGLLDLAEGQKWSTPGGIPKMAGVVDSLGKGMHKHTVLLRLDAPAPGSAYIGAFSCGGMVMLCISVYLYGDKAKAAVGHDEPAWQTWMSERFPVPQMQ
- a CDS encoding peptidase E, which produces MAKRQIVAMGGGGFLMAAGDCPLDDYTLSLARKRRPRICFLPTAGGDNRDNIVRFHEAFPAKRAEASHLRLFGVPRNDIREFLLSQDVIYVGGGNTANMLAVWRAHGVDRVLGEAWRRGIVLTGVSAGMLCWFESGVTDSFGRPLSAIRDGLGFLRGSACPHYDGEKDRRPTYHQLLRDGLAAGVAADDWAAIHYIGVRIHACIGSRLGARCYRLDVYRGAVREVAFKTRYIGA
- a CDS encoding MBL fold metallo-hydrolase, which translates into the protein MTSINEISPGIHRISILYPEINLQFNHFLVVDEEPLLYHTGMRRMFPEVLEAVRHVIDPATLRWIGFGHFEVDECGSLNEWLKVAPQAQAVSGVVGSLVNLNDYADRPPRVLTPDDTLVTGAFRFRHQPTPHLPHGWDAGVLFEETQRVLFCGDLFTHNGDVEPLTDSDVLGRTRESLAAFQAGPLMDYMPYTPNTRPLLEGLAALRPKTLAIMHGSSYRGDCAGALLDLDGVMKEMLGSPTHR
- a CDS encoding helix-turn-helix transcriptional regulator, yielding MVNLRVIDDPASASVALDPMRSRLLAELRKPASAATLATRIGLARQKVNYHLRTLEQHGLIRVVSKKRWGGLTERHLVATASSYVVSPAALGPVAADPAQEVDGKGMDRLSASYLVALAARVIREIGHLFRKSEELNKRLATLSIDTEVRFRSAVDRAAFSRELTDAVAELVSRYHDESAPGGRRHRLMIGAYPKPEESKAEE